One window from the genome of Elaeis guineensis isolate ETL-2024a chromosome 5, EG11, whole genome shotgun sequence encodes:
- the LOC140857728 gene encoding uncharacterized protein, translating into MAWFFSITVRVIGQSQYAVSGYEGESSTVRLLTDSVSDLVLDTRRALSTTDEDERIQILRQMERTGSGTLVAIGVDPHTCAPWYGAVRAPDMSYTPSPYASHMPSPHIPHMSSFDAAQMPPSFHPQMAASSSSYIPQMPSSGTSWPHEYDTFFSGPSVYPDERVERVSQSVDDPTASVIPEQHDQQISSTDIGEEPSQQEQPARTFLRRSKRPRAPRRPCGT; encoded by the exons atggcttggttttttagcattacggtgcgagtcattggacagtctcagtatgcagtttctggatacgagggcgagagttctactgtacgtcttttg actgattctgtgtcggatcttgtgttggacactcgtcgtgctttatctacgactgatgaggacgagcggattcagatactgcggcagatggagagaacaggttctggaacattggtggcgattggtgttgatccacatacctgtgcgccttggtatggagcagttcgggcgccagatatgagttatacgccgtcaccatatgcttcacatatgccatcaccgcatattccgcatatgtcatcatttgatgctgcacagatgccaccgtcttttcatccacagatggcagcatcttcttcttcctacatcccccagatgccatcatcgggtaccagttggccacatgagtatgatacttttttttcaggtccatccgtgtatccagatgagagagttgaacgggtctctcagtccgtagatgatccgacagcatcagttattcctgagcagcatgatcagcagatctcctccactgatataggagaggagccatcacagcaggagcagccggcgaggaccttcctgagaaggtccaagcgaccacgggcgccgcgacgtccttgtgggacttag